A DNA window from Thermosynechococcaceae cyanobacterium Okahandja contains the following coding sequences:
- a CDS encoding DUF2283 domain-containing protein, protein MKIKYDPEVDVIRIILKDVQIEESDEETPSIILDFDSNRNVVGIEVLQASKRIDNPQAIEYMIDQSIITS, encoded by the coding sequence ATGAAAATAAAATATGACCCCGAAGTCGATGTGATTCGGATTATCCTCAAGGATGTGCAGATTGAAGAAAGTGATGAAGAAACTCCTAGCATTATCCTAGACTTTGACTCTAATCGAAATGTCGTTGGCATCGAAGTTCTTCAGGCTTCCAAACGAATTGATAACCCACAAGCAATCGAGTATATGATTGATCAGAGCATAATCACTTCTTAG
- a CDS encoding Uma2 family endonuclease: MYAVISPEKIHLPPGSVMRMPGTWQDYCALRNSRGDGSIPRIKFRNGEILLMSPLPRHGREAHLLARVVEILLDSENRNYEAFTPITMDIPEVGGIEPDYCFYIDNWQAAAGKDRIHWQADPPPDLVIEIDVSTYTAAEDYAPYGVPEVWLFQKSGLKIYALHGEAYELQASSRYFPAIDLPALFAQVLQNAATQGTGIALRNLRQQLMS, encoded by the coding sequence ATGTACGCTGTTATCTCCCCTGAAAAAATCCATCTCCCCCCGGGTAGCGTGATGCGAATGCCCGGTACGTGGCAAGACTACTGTGCCCTCCGCAATAGCCGCGGAGATGGGTCAATTCCCCGCATTAAGTTCCGCAATGGAGAAATCTTGCTGATGAGTCCCCTGCCCCGCCACGGACGTGAAGCCCATCTTCTAGCCAGAGTTGTGGAAATCCTCCTAGATAGCGAAAACCGTAACTACGAAGCCTTTACCCCCATCACGATGGACATCCCCGAAGTCGGCGGCATTGAACCCGATTATTGCTTCTACATCGACAACTGGCAGGCCGCCGCAGGCAAGGACCGGATCCATTGGCAGGCAGATCCGCCCCCTGACTTAGTGATTGAGATTGATGTTAGTACCTATACTGCCGCCGAAGACTATGCCCCCTATGGGGTACCAGAAGTCTGGTTATTCCAAAAAAGTGGCTTGAAGATCTATGCCCTACACGGAGAAGCCTATGAACTGCAAGCGAGCAGTCGGTATTTTCCTGCGATTGATCTACCGGCATTGTTTGCTCAAGTTCTGCAAAATGCAGCCACTCAGGGTACTGGCATTGCCCTCCGGAACCTGCGCCAACAGTTAATGAGCTAG